From Passer domesticus isolate bPasDom1 chromosome 8, bPasDom1.hap1, whole genome shotgun sequence, a single genomic window includes:
- the LOC135306496 gene encoding cytochrome P450 2C9-like isoform X3: MKMELLGGATVVLLVCIACLLSFAAWKGRSGKGKMPPGPAPLPILGNLLQMKTSNMTKTLQKLSEEYGPVFTVHMGSDPVVVLHGYDVVKEALIDRADEFAARGREPTGDRANQGLGIIFSNNKPWLHVRRFSLTTLRNFGMGKRSIEERIQEESDYLLEEIHKTKGTPFDATFMLSCAVSNVICSIVFGRRYDYKDKKFLALMSNVNNIIEMMNSRWGQLYQMFSSILDYLPGPHNNVFAEFDALKAFVAEEVKLHQASLDPNSPQDYIDCFLSKMQEEKDRPNSSFHMKNLVTSAFDLFIAGTETTSVTLRFGLLLLIKYPKIQVKIQEEIDQVVGRSRKPCVADRTQMPYTDAVVHEIQRFITLVPLALPHTVTKDTSFRDYIIPKGTTIYPVLASVLYDSKEFPNPHEFNPEHFLNKDGSFRKSNFFMPFSAGKRICPGEGLARMEIFLLIATILQNFTLKSVVNPQELSVTPILSGIGNVPPDFQLRAFPR, from the exons ATGAAAATGGAGCTCCTGGGAGGAGCCACTGTTGTCCTCCTGGTTTGCATTGCTTGCCTGCTCTCCTTTGCAGCATGGAAAGGAAGGTCTGGGAAGGGGAAGATGCCTCCAGGACCAGCTCCCCTTCCCATTCTAGGTAACCTGCTGCAGATGAAAACAAGTAACATGACCAAAACCCTCCAGAAG CTCAGTGAAGAGTATGGACCCGTGTTCACAGTGCACATGGGCTCTGACCCAGTGGTGGTGCTGCACGGATACGATGTGGTGAAAGAAGCCTTGATCGATCGCGCAGACGAGTTTGCTGCCAGAGGACGTGAGCCAACTGGAGACAGGGCTAACCAGGGATTAG GGATTATTTTTAGCAACAACAAGCCATGGTTGCACGTCCGTCGATTTTCTCTCACCACTCTGCGGAACTTTGGAATGGGGAAGAGGAGCATTGAAGAGAGGATACAGGAGGAATCTGACTACTTGCTGGAGGAAATCCACAAAACAAAGG GAACACCTTTTGACGCAACCTTcatgctgagctgtgctgtctCCAATGTCATATGCTCCATTGTCTTTGGGAGACGATATGATTATAAAGACAAGAAGTTCTTGGCTCTGATGAGCAACGTAAACAACATCATTGAGATGATGAACTCCCGCTGGGGACAG ctcTACCAGATGTTCTCAAGTATCTTGGATTACCTGCCTGGCCCACACAACAATGTATTTGCAGAATTTGATGCTCTAAAAGCCTTTGTAGCAGAGGAGGTGAAGTTGCACCAAGCCTCCCTAGATCCCAACTCCCCTCAGGATTACATCGACTGTTTCCTCAGCAAAATGCAGGAG GAGAAAGATCGTCCCAATTCCAGTTTCCACATGAAGAACCTGGTAACAAGTGCTTTTGACTTGTTCATTGCTGGAACTGAGACAACAAGCGTCACTTTGCGATTTGGGCTTCTGCTTCTTATCAAATATCCAAAGATACAAG TGAAAATTCAAGAAGAGATTGACCAGGTAGTAGGACGATCAAGAAAACCCTGTGTGGCTGACCGGACCCAGATGCCCTACACGGATGCCGTGGTCCATGAAATCCAGCGCTTCATCACTCTTGTCCCCCTGGCTCTCCCTCACACTGTGACCAAAGACACCAGCTTCAGAGACTACATCATTCCAAAG GGCACCACGATTTACCCTGTCCTCGCTTCTGTCCTCTATGACAGTAAAGAGTTTCCAAACCCACATGAGTTCAATCCTGAACATTTCTTGAACAAGGATGGCAGCTTTAGGAAGAGCAACTTCTTCATGCCCTTCTCAGCAG GAAAACGAATATGCCCAGGAGAGGGCTTGGCTCGAATGGAGATATTCTTACTCATAGCCACCATCTTGCAGAACTTTACTTTGAAGTCTGTTGTCAACCCCCAGGAGCTCAGCGTAACCCCAATTCTGAGTGGGATAGGCAATGTACCTCCTGACTTCCAGCTCCGTGCTTTCCCCCGCTGA